A single Salmo trutta chromosome 14, fSalTru1.1, whole genome shotgun sequence DNA region contains:
- the LOC115208140 gene encoding protein BTG2, giving the protein MNQVYSSRSEIGPEVTAAATFVSRLLRTRGFLSEHQLHDFRDCLQQSLSEHYQNHWFPDRPQKGSGYRCIRMNHEMDPIIGRAAGRIGLTSDQLFALLPRELTLWVDPFEVSYRIGEDGSICVLYEAESLAPAAAPSPDPTHNCKNQFLIGGRTSPPKNYLMTVSS; this is encoded by the exons ATGAACCAAGTGTACTCCTCTAGAAGTGAAATAGGCCCTGAAGTAACGGCCGCAGCGACCTTTGTTTCCAGGCTATTGAGAACAAGAGGCTTCCTGAGCGAACATCAACTCCATGATTTCAGAGATTGTCTCCAACAGTCATTATCAG AGCACTACCAAAACCACTGGTTCCCTGACAGACCACAGAAGGGCTCCGGCTACCGCTGCATCAGAATGAATCATGAAATGGACCCAATCATTGGCAGGGCTGCTGGTCGGATCGGACTTACTAGCGATCAGCTCTTTGCCCTCCTTCCCCGGGAGCTGACACTCTGGGTGGACCCTTTTGAAGTCTCTTACCGCATTGGGGAGGATGGCTCCATCTGTGTCCTCTATGAGGCAGAGTCCCTAGCGCCCGCAGCAGCCCCTAGCCCTGACCCCACACACAACTGCAAGAATCAGTTTCTGATCGGTGGCCGCACTAGCCCGCCGAAGAACTACCTGATGACTGTCTCGAGCTAG